ACCATTTTTACGAAAGCGAATTGGATGATTTTATTCGCAAGCAGTATCCAGATTTTGAGGAGTCTTCGGAATATGATTTTCAAGAGCCTTTTACTATTGAAAACTTTGATCTTCCCGAAGAAACATTTCATCCTAAAGACAGTTTACGACATTTTAAAGAGTTACTTGATCAGGAGGAGTCCTCGAAAAACAAGCTCTTGGAAAAGAGTGAAATAGAACTGCTGAAAGATATAATCAAGGCTGATGAAAGGTATCAAAAACTTAAAAGGGATGACTATTTGCTCTTGAAAGAAATTCTAATGGGACAGCTTAAAGAAATTTCGGAACAAGAGCGTGTTATAAAGATTGCTCTAGAAAGAATTCGTTCTCGAAGTTATTCAGGAGTAAAAGTTGACGTTCTTCAAGTTGTAAAAGCTGAACAGCCTCTAGAGAATAATTTCGCAGAGTCTAACATAGAAAAAGTGCCATTACCCAGGTCCGATtcaattgaaaagaaaattgatgAAAGTAAGGCCTCTCCTAGAAGACAAGAAGTTGATGTGTTTTTCAAGAATGTCCCATCTTTGGAGAGAGAGATtcgaattttgaaattattaggcCGTAAATTGGAAGAAACTTTGAAAAAGTCTTCTAAAAAGGAAGAACCAATAATACTTAAACCTCCAGTCGTCTTGTTAACTACTGAATCTATTTGTTTTAAACATTCAATTTGCAATGCTTCTTCCAGCATTCTTCTATTAGCTTCAAAATCAATTCTTGGCATTGTTCAAGAATTTAAAATCAGTCATCAAACAATTGACGAATTAAAATTAGAAAGAGATTTTTACATTGCATCTGATTTGGATAATTTTACTCTTCAAAGAACAAATTTCGATAATCTTCGAAATAATCCTGAAATGCTTTTACGAAGACTTAAACCTTTTACAAAGGATTCTCGATTAAAATTCAATGTTATCGAACAAgatccattgttttttaatcattttctagCAAATATTTGTAAGATCTCTTCGAAGTCATACGATGGAACTTTTATTCCAAAAATTCACAATTTGaatcaaa
This DNA window, taken from Episyrphus balteatus chromosome 2, idEpiBalt1.1, whole genome shotgun sequence, encodes the following:
- the LOC129908338 gene encoding uncharacterized protein LOC129908338; protein product: MPASQSKITFDAINIVKAENIYLNESKKVRIVKRKMPGTDEIMNQKKKIVSDFVSGPLEPRSFNKNKKSVSISKETKLKNASLAAAKKSRKRQMDIGNAYSKLNSQRQNQQTKPLETSKTVLSEVSSERSSFYLTPRQNSPNSEIDFENINPNKLPDHFYESELDDFIRKQYPDFEESSEYDFQEPFTIENFDLPEETFHPKDSLRHFKELLDQEESSKNKLLEKSEIELLKDIIKADERYQKLKRDDYLLLKEILMGQLKEISEQERVIKIALERIRSRSYSGVKVDVLQVVKAEQPLENNFAESNIEKVPLPRSDSIEKKIDESKASPRRQEVDVFFKNVPSLEREIRILKLLGRKLEETLKKSSKKEEPIILKPPVVLLTTESICFKHSICNASSSILLLASKSILGIVQEFKISHQTIDELKLERDFYIASDLDNFTLQRTNFDNLRNNPEMLLRRLKPFTKDSRLKFNVIEQDPLFFNHFLANICKISSKSYDGTFIPKIHNLNQKSNIIPTMAMNGAGDHFDFILKDEDIIPKLELPVVVEKPSRTIIGKKKFKQRRTPLQEKKFVSAKNSFIKIILLSLLHLTIGLLVFGAVFYPDVICI